ggggaaggtgggggcgcggtggggaggatggggggcgcggtggggaggatgggggcgtggtgggagggtgggggcgcggtggggaggatgggggcgcggtggggaggatgggggcgtggtggggaggatgggggcgcggtggggaggatgggggcgcggtgggggaggatgggggcgcggtgggggaggatgggggcgcggtggggaggatgggggcgcggtgggagggtgggggcgcggtggggagggtgggggcgcggtggggaggatgggggcgtggtggggaggatgggggcgcggtggggaggatgggggcgcggtgggggaggatgggggcgcggtggggaggatgggggtgcggtggggaggatgggggcgcggtggggaggatgggggcgcggtggggaggatgggggcgtggtGGGTAGGATGGGGGcatggtgggggaggatgggggcgcggtggggaggatggggggcgcggtggggaaggcgggggcgcgtgggggaggacgggggcacggtgggaggatgggggcgtggtggggaggatgggggcatggtgggggaggatgggggcgtggtgggggtggatgggggcacggtgggtgaggatgggggcgcggtggggaggatgggggcgcggtgggggaggcgggggcgcggtgggggaggacgggggcacggtgggaggatgggggcgcggtggggagggtgggggcgcggtgggggaggatgggaggcgcggtgggggaggatggggggcgcggtggggaggatggggggcgcggtgggggaggacggggtcgtggtgggaggtgcggggggggtcggggggtgcggtgggggagatggcggctggtgctggggggcccggtggggggtgtggtggggccCAGTGGGGAAGGTGGGGTCGCGTTGGGGGGGGGCCCTGTGGGGGAGGACGGGGGCCcggtgggggaggacgggggcggggggcggggggggaaggatgggggcCTCGTGGGGAGGCAGATGGGCCTGGTGGGGAAGGATGGGGGTACggatggggaggatggggaggtgggggtggcgggggcggatggggaggtggggggggccactttggggcaggtggggggcgcggtggggaaggtggggggccGCGGTGGGGGGAGAACGGGGAGCGGTGGTGAAGGTTTGGGCAATAACAGGCCCGACAAAAGGGGAAACACCAAAGCTCATGTTTTCTCTGGGGAGACCCTCGGACCGGAGGGCATAATCTCCGACTAAGGAGTCATCAGTTAAaggtgagatgaggaggaatttcttctccctgcggtagtgaatctgtgaaattccttACCGCAGGAGCCTTGGAGCCTGGGtggttaaatatgttcaaggccggGATAGAGAGATtttcaatcagtaagggaatcgagggttatggggataaggcgggggaagtggagttgaggattagatCAGATCAGATATGACCTTATTGAATGACGGggcaagactcgatgggccgaatggcctgcttctgctgcgATGTTCTATGTCCGTTTCCTGGACCTGGCTGCGGGTTTCGAGGCAGAGGTGTTTACCTCATTCTGTGTGGGAGTTTGTTGAGCAAAAACTGCAACCCGCTTTAGATATTACACCAGTGAGACACTGCAAAGGTGTGTCATTGGCTGTTACGGCACCTTGCGATGTCCTGGGATTTTGAAAGTCGGTAGGTGTAACACATATTGCAATATCTTTTCAACGGTCGCTCTCCGCTCTTTCCCATTCCCACACACCCACTCGGAGGCTGGCATCATCAGTGAATGTGACTGGAAGGTGTGAACGGAAACTTCAAACCCAGCTCATATGGCACCAGACACAGACGGGGTTGCAGAATAGTGAGGGAcacgagaaggccattcagcccctcaagcttgctccatTGCTCAATCAGTCGTGGTTCAACTGCAACCCACTTGCCTGCCTTGATTTTCAAACCCATCTAACAAGTCTAACAATGTGAGTCTaataaagaacttgcatttgtattGCACCTTTCTCAAACtccggacatcccaaagtgctttgcagccaatgttaCATCTTTAAAAAGAGTAGTCGTTGTGGTAATGTGGAACCCTAGCTGGTGCACAGCAagctgggaggcacggtagcagagtggttagcaatgtttcttcacagcgccagggtcccaggttcgactccccgctgggtcactgtctgtgcggagtctgcacgttccccccgtgtctgcgagggtttcctccgggtgctccggtttcctcccacaagtcctcaaagacgtgctgttaggtgaattggacattctgaattctccctctgtgtacccgaacaggcgccggagagtggcgactaggggattttcacagtaacttcattgcagtgttaatgtaagcctacttgtgacaataataaagattattataaagatcacACGGACGGCAATGAAATAAATTGCCAGTTAACATgtgtttttattttattattttctttttataatctttattgtcacaagtaggcctatattaacactgtaatgaagtaactgtgaaaagcccctagtcgccacactccggcgcctgttcgggtacacagagggagaattcagaatgtccaatttacctaacagcacgtctttcgggacttgcgggaggaaaccggagctcccggaggaaacccacgcagacacggggagagcgtgcagactccacacagacagtgacccaagccgggaatcaaacctgggaccctggcgctgtgaagcaacagtgctaaccactgtgctaccgtgcctccctgtGACATTATGAAGTATAAATATTGGCCCCTAGACAGTGGAaagaatttcccctgttctttaaAATTGTGCCACAGGATCTTTTAAGAGGGTTAACGGGGGCTTGGTGAAAAATCTCCTCCATAAGGCAGCATCTtgtacagtgttgcactccctcagtaccaagctTTGTGCTGATAGACCGGAATAGGATTTGAACCCAAAATCTCCTGACTCTGAGGCGAGAGTGATACACACTTAGCCACGACCGACGGGGTAGACAACGACCGAATAATCCATTTTTACCTGCTTTTCCCGAATTGGCTCCTTCCTTCTCCTGAGCAAAGTTCAGTCGGTTCTGCTCAACCGCTGTGCCGTTTGACTCGGGGCTGTCGCTCCTCGGCTGATGGGGGATCTCTCCTGATGCGCGGTAAGCCATGTTCAGCTGCTCTTGGGCGAGCTTCAGATGCCGGTGAACTGTCTGGGACATCTGCGAGCTCCCGGGGCCCGGGACGCCCAGGTTGTCGCGGTACGGCGCGCTCCCATTGCCCAGTTTAGTCTTGTCCTTGCGCAGCACAGAGTGGTAGCCGGGTGGGGCATAAGAGGAGCACTTGgtgcggcgggagacgtgggaagcctGGCGCCTGCCCCTTATACCATCCTTGATGCCACCACAGCCAAGGTGGAAGAGCTCGGCGATGTTGAGTAGCAAGCAGAGACTGCTGACCACGTACATGACCAAGAGGAAGATGGTTTTTTCAGTGGGACGGGATACAAAGCAGTCAACGCTGTACGGACAAGGCTTAGTGCTGCAGACAAAGCCTGGTAGGACTTCAAACCCATACAGAAAGTACTGGCCCACCAGGAAACCTATTTCAAAGAGCGTTCTCAGCAGGAGTTGGAAGACGTACATCTTCATGAGACCATCTTCCTTGATACGCCTCCTGCCATCGTGCTGTTGCTTCTTATCGGAGGTTCCCTTGTCGGGCTCGGGCTCGATCTCCTCGCAAACCATGGGGTCCTCGTCCTCGTCGCCCTCTGCCTCCTCGTAATCCCGGGCAGCCCCCCGGTGCACGATGGGCATCCTCTTCTTGGGCTTTGACTGGTTGCCCTCCACCCGAGCTATCCGGTGCACGGCGTAGCCCAGATACATGATGGACGGCACAGAGACCATGATGATCTGGAAGACCCAGAACCGGACGTGGGACAAGGGTGCGAAGGAATTGTAGCAAACGTTCTCACAGCCGGGCTGCAATGTGTTGCACGTAAATTTGCTCTGTTCGTCGTGGTAGATGGCATCGCCCCCCAGCGCCGTCAGCACGATGCGGAAGATGATGAGAACAGTCAGCCACACTTTGCCGACGAATGTGGAGTGGTTGTGGATCTCCTCGAGAAGCCGGGTCAGGAACGACCAGCTCATCGTGGCAGAGCGAGGCCTTCAACTCAATAACACTGGAAAGAATTAAGAGAGAACAAGAATCAGACATCCAGCCAGTCACCTCTCAGCCCAAATTCAaatcagaccattcagcccctccagcctgttccagAACCATTCAATTGGATCACGGCTGATTTGCCTCCTCAATCTCTTTACCCTTCTTGGCTCTACATCCTATAATATCTTTATCTAGGGGCAGCTTCCTATAGCGCTGAGGACTCCGGTTCGATCCGGCTCCgggccattgtccgtgtggagtttgcacattctccccgtgtctgcgtgggtttcatagaacatacataaTGGGGCTGTTGAGCACAGGGctgaattgctggctttgaaagcagaccaaggcaggccagcagcatggttcgattcccgtaccagcctccccgaacaggcgccggaatgtggcgactaggggcttttcacagtaacttcattcgaagcctacttgtgacaataagcgattttcatttcattttcagtgcagaaggagaccattcggcccatcgagccttcactgacccacttaagccctcacttccaccctatccccgtaacccaataacccctcctaacctttttggacacgaagggcaatttatcacggccaatgggtttcctccgggtgctccggtttcctcccacagtccaaagatgtgcaggttaggtggattggccatgataaattgcccttagtgtccaaaattgcccttagtgttgtgtggggttactgggttatggggatagggtggaggtgttcaccttgggtagggtgctctttccaagagttggtgcagactcgatgggccgaatggcttccttctgcactgtaaattctatgataatccacctaatctgcacgtctttggactgtgggaggaaaccggagcacccggaggaaacccacgcagacacggggaggacgtgcagactccgcgcagacagtgacccagcggggaatcgaacctgggaccctggagctgtgaagccacagtgctatccacttgtgctaccgtgctgcccaaaacagcctccacaactcaaagatgtgcaggatagatgggttggccacgctaaattgccccgtaattggaaaaaaaataattgggtactctaaatttaagaaaaatatATTCTTAATGGGCAAAAATCGATTCATATCAGATTTCACACGATGAATGGGGCGAGTGCCCACTGATTTTTGTGGGAGTTCCGCACTCTACCACCTGTTAGGTGAACAAGTGTttcctaacctctctctctctctctctcgagtggCTTCACTCTGATTTTAAGCTGATGTGCCCTTATCCTCGACTACATACCCCCGCCtcacccagctcccctcccccccacatcccaccagCAGAAAACATTTCTTCTGAATcatagctccggggtcccaggttcgattcccggcttgggtcactgtctgcggagtctgcacgtcctccccgtgtctgcgtgggtttcctccgggtgctccggtttcctcccacagtccgaagatgtgcaggttaggtggattggccgcgctaaattgccccttaggatccAAAaataaaaagattaggtggggttactggattacggggatagtgtggaagcgtgggcttaagaagggtgctctttcggggcagcatggtggcacagtggttagcattgctgcctcacggcgccaaggtcgcaggttcgatcccggccccgggtcactgtccgtgtggagtttgcacattctccccgtgtttgcgtgggtttcgcccccacaacccaaagatgtgcagggtaggtggattggccacgctaaattgccccttaattggaaaaaattaattgggtactctcaattaaacaaaaggaagaaaagaaacaaaagaagggtgttctttccaagggccgtgcaatgggccgaatggcctccttttgcactgtaaattctatgattcgatctaTCCAATCAGTTGCTTACAAAAATCAAAAATCCGcaataacactacacccctgtatgcttcatccgatgccagtgcttatgtagttacattgtatatgtcgtgttgccctattatgtattttcttttatccccttttcttcccatgtacttaatgatctgttgagctgctcgcagaaaaatacttttcactgtacctcggtacacgtgacaataaacaaatccaatccaatccagtcctaACTCCATTACGAACCCTCTATTTATTCAGGGATCACCTGCCTCATTTATGGGATCTCTCCTTATGATCAGACCCTCGGGAACCCTGGAACATTCTGGTGACTCAGTGCTGCTCCCTTTCAGAGATCAGTAGATCCGCCCTTGTGTGGTCTGTCCGGGGCCTGGTATCACAGTGTTACACTGCCTCCTGCCTGCATTCCAGTTTTCTGGCTGCACAGAGCTCAACATTCCATAACCTTCTCAGATAAAAGAATGACCTTTATTCGTGTTTTTTTTGTGGATTTATTAACATTTAGTGATTTAACTATTCAGTCCCCTTCCCTCTGCTCCTGTCCCGCATTGAAATTCTGATTTTTCCAGGAGTTTGTGACTTCCGTATATTTCCAAAATGCGAACACGCTGAGTGGGGTTTCTTTGGTCAGTTACACTCACATTCTGCTACATTCTGTTGCTGTGAGATTTGCAAAAAAAGCGACATTTGGGAATTCTGGCCATCCGTGTCTGAAGATGAACAAGAGCCAACATGCCAGCTGACTTCGCAAAGGAGAACATTCAATAAGAGCCACTGGCAGCTCTTAACAGAGaccataataataatcatctttattagtgttacaagtaggcttacattaacactgcagttactgtgaaaaccccctagtcgccacattccgacgcctgttcgggtacacggaggcagaattcagaatgtcccattcacctaacaagcacgtctttcgggacttgtgggaggaaatcggagcacccggaggaaacccacacagacacggggagaacgtgcagactccgcacagacagtgacccaagccgggaattgaacccaggaccctggcacagtgaagcaacagcTATTAGAGAGCAGGGAGACCACAACATAGTGCAAcgggagtattgtgtgtgtgaacCTGAGTATTCAGTTCTACAAGGTCCCTGGATAGGATACAGGGGAAGGGGAGGATGTGTGTGTCACACATGAGGTCACCTGATCtgcggtaaaccttctctgcactgcttcGAACACATTTAAATCCGCCACTGAGGGGGGCTGGTGCACAGAAGCAGCTCCGGAGTTGGGGGACTTCAACAGCGCGGAACAACCACTAGTGACTATTAGCTGGCCGAGTCAGGAAGAACACAACCGCTAGACCAGGTcttcagcaggcggtgaggaaacctCACCAAGGAGAAACGTACGAGACtcatagtggttcgcacaattgattcacagctccagggtcccaggttcgattcccggctgggtcactgtctgtgcggagtctgcacgttctccccgtgtctgcgtgggtttcctccgggtgctccggtttcctcccacagtccacagatgtgcaggttaggtggattggccatgataaattgcccttaatgtccaaaaggttaagtgggggttactgagatagggtagataggtgggcttgagtagggtgctctttgtaagggccggtgcagaatggatgggctgaatggcctccttctacactgtaaattctatgattctatgatcctcacCAAACTATTTGTAACAATTGTCCATGGCAATATTAATGGGAGTGATCACCTCAGAGAGGGCCATCTGATTTGGTCAGTATTCAGGGACAGGACGGTGCATCTACAGGAGATTGAGATGGGAGAagtggaggagcctcagcccttgccactgaccaacaggtttgaggttcttgcaGTTTGTACGGATGAGACCAGGGGGTGCAAGGTCATGGTCATGGCCCCATGGGACAGGAAGCTTTTCAAGTGGGAGTAAATAGGAATGTAATGGTTGTTGGGGACTATGTTCTGGGTGTCGACATAGTTCTCTACAGCTGAGTTTGAGAGGCCAAATGGCAATGGTGTAAcaccagcaatctctccctcatcgtcagcaaaactaaggagctggtcattgacttcaagaagcaaagtactgtacacacccctgtcagcatcaacggggccgaggtggagatggttgacagcttagtgatgcagaacaaggccagcagcacgggttcaattcccgtaccagcctccccgaacaggcgccggaacgtggcgactaggggcctttcacagtaacttcatttgaagcctacttgtgacgttaAGCAATTGTCATTTTCACTTATAACTTTAGGTGACGGCTTTTGATTGAACTGAGTGCCTCACTCAGCCTTTACagcgggcagttaagagccaattacattgctgtcggtctggagtcacgtgaaggccagatcgggtaaggacggcagatttccccagGTCTGGAGTCAAGTgaaggccagatcgggtaaggacggcagatttcctctgcCCCAGAAGACATTAGAGAGCCAGAGGAACCAACTGGCCCACCCACCTGTCTCTCGTGAAAAATATTGTAGTGCTCAATTGTTAATCCACAATTAGCAACCTCACCTCTGGTGCGAGCCCCGAGTGAGCGCTGGCAGGCTATTCAACTCTACTGGCATCACAGCCGAGCGAATCCGGTTCTCATTGGGCACCACACTATGAAAACATGGCCAATATTTCAGGCTAAACTCAAAGCAAGGATGTCATTGGGTCAAACATCCAGGGTAGCACTGAGGAGATGTTGCAATGTCGGAGGCCCCATCCGCTCCCTCGGGAGTGTGAAAGATCCCACGGCCGCCACCGCGGAGAGGGGCAGGGCGAGTTCTCAGCCCTGTCCTGGGGCCACTATTTGGGCAATGACTCGACCTGACCATTGGGGTGTGAGAAGGGGGGACGAGAATCCACACATTTCGAATGCAATCTGAAAACAAGGTTATGTGGAAagcgcagaatcatagaatcactaaagtgaaaaagaagccattcggcccatcaagtcggcaccgaccctttgaaagaccaccctacctaggccctacacccggtcctattcctgcaaccccaccatcaggggcaatttatcatggtgagtccacctaacctccatatcttgggactgtaggaggaaactggagcacccggaggaaacccacgcacacacggggagaacgtgcagactccgcacagacagtgacctgaggtcggaaacgaagccaggtccctggcactgtgagacagcagtgttaacccgggtccctggcactgtgagacagcactgttaacccgggtccctggcactgtgagacagcagtgttaacccgggtccctggcactgtgagacagcagtgttaacccgggtccctggcactgtgagacagcagtgttaacccgggtccctggcactgtgaggcagcagtgttaacccgggtccctggcactgtgagagagcagtgttaacccgggtccctggcactgtgagagagcagtgttaacccgggtccctggcactgtgaggcagccgtgttatcccgggtccctggcactgtgaggcagcagtgttaacccgggtccctggcactgtgaggcagcagtgttaacccaggtgcctggcactgtgagacagcagtgttaacccgggtccctggcactgtgagacagcagtgttaacccgggtccctggcactgtgagacagccgtgttatcccgggtccctggcactgtgaggcagcagtgttaacccgggtccctggcactgtgaggcagcagtgttaacccaggtgcctggcactgtgagacagcagtgttcacccgggtcactggcgctgtgagacagcagtgttaacccgggt
This genomic window from Scyliorhinus torazame isolate Kashiwa2021f chromosome 2, sScyTor2.1, whole genome shotgun sequence contains:
- the LOC140386494 gene encoding gap junction gamma-1 protein-like, with translation MSWSFLTRLLEEIHNHSTFVGKVWLTVLIIFRIVLTALGGDAIYHDEQSKFTCNTLQPGCENVCYNSFAPLSHVRFWVFQIIMVSVPSIMYLGYAVHRIARVEGNQSKPKKRMPIVHRGAARDYEEAEGDEDEDPMVCEEIEPEPDKGTSDKKQQHDGRRRIKEDGLMKMYVFQLLLRTLFEIGFLVGQYFLYGFEVLPGFVCSTKPCPYSVDCFVSRPTEKTIFLLVMYVVSSLCLLLNIAELFHLGCGGIKDGIRGRRQASHVSRRTKCSSYAPPGYHSVLRKDKTKLGNGSAPYRDNLGVPGPGSSQMSQTVHRHLKLAQEQLNMAYRASGEIPHQPRSDSPESNGTAVEQNRLNFAQEKEGANSGKAGLRA